One region of Rhodophyticola sp. CCM32 genomic DNA includes:
- a CDS encoding vWA domain-containing protein — MFLPFFETLRMARIPVSLREYLSFLEGVSAGLVTYDVDGFYYLARAAMVKDERHLDRFDRAFAHAFGGLEQISAEQVLEATDIPRDWLEKLAEKHLSEEERAEIEALGGFDKLMETLRERLKEQENRHQGGNKWIGTAGTSPFGAYGYNPEGVRIGQDSSRHRRAVKVWDKRDFRNLDGDVELGTRNIKVALKRLRQWARTGATDELDLDGTIRATAEHGYLDVKTRPERRNAVKVLLFLDVGGSMDDHVQVVEELFSAAKSEFKHLEHYYFHNCLYESVWRDNRRRWSEQTPTWDVLNTYGPDYKCIFVGDAAMSPYEIAFAGGANEHWNAEAGQVWLERACSQWPDFLWINPAPERQWRYTRSTAMIAEIFQGQMVPMTLEGLDRGMRALSR, encoded by the coding sequence ATGTTCCTGCCGTTTTTCGAAACCCTCCGCATGGCCCGTATCCCGGTCAGCCTGCGGGAATACTTAAGCTTTCTCGAAGGCGTCTCTGCCGGTCTGGTGACCTATGATGTGGATGGGTTCTATTACCTCGCCCGGGCCGCGATGGTGAAGGATGAACGCCATCTGGACCGGTTCGACCGCGCCTTTGCCCATGCCTTTGGCGGGTTGGAACAGATCAGTGCCGAACAGGTGCTGGAGGCAACCGATATCCCACGGGACTGGCTGGAGAAACTGGCCGAAAAGCACCTGAGTGAGGAGGAACGCGCCGAGATCGAGGCCCTGGGCGGCTTTGACAAGCTGATGGAGACCTTGCGCGAGCGGCTGAAAGAGCAGGAAAACCGCCATCAGGGCGGCAATAAATGGATCGGCACTGCCGGAACCTCGCCCTTTGGGGCCTATGGCTACAACCCCGAAGGCGTGCGGATCGGGCAGGACAGCTCGCGCCACCGGAGGGCGGTGAAAGTCTGGGACAAACGCGATTTCAGGAATCTTGACGGCGATGTGGAACTGGGCACCCGCAACATCAAGGTGGCTCTGAAACGCCTGCGGCAATGGGCGCGGACCGGCGCGACGGATGAGCTGGATCTGGATGGCACGATCCGGGCCACCGCCGAACACGGGTATCTGGACGTGAAAACCCGGCCTGAACGCCGCAACGCGGTGAAGGTGCTGCTGTTTCTGGATGTGGGCGGGTCAATGGATGACCATGTGCAGGTGGTTGAGGAATTGTTCAGCGCCGCGAAATCGGAATTCAAGCATCTGGAACATTACTATTTCCACAATTGCCTCTATGAAAGCGTCTGGCGCGACAATCGCCGCCGGTGGAGCGAACAGACCCCGACATGGGATGTGTTGAACACCTACGGGCCTGATTACAAATGTATTTTTGTCGGAGACGCGGCAATGTCCCCCTATGAGATCGCCTTTGCCGGCGGCGCGAATGAGCATTGGAATGCGGAGGCCGGTCAGGTCTGGCTGGAGCGCGCCTGCAGCCAATGGCCCGATTTTCTCTGGATCAACCCGGCCCCCGAGAGGCAGTGGCGCTATACCCGGTCGACCGCAATGATCGCCGAGATTTTTCAGGGGCAGATGGTGCCGATGACCCTGGAAGGGCTGGATCGCGGCATGCGGGCGTTGAGCCGGTAG
- a CDS encoding AAA family ATPase: MKFSGTRNYVATEDLTVAVNAAVTLERPLLVKGEPGTGKTELARQVAGALDLPIIEWHIKSTTRAQQGLYEYDAVSRLRDSQLGDERVHDVANYIKRGKLWQAFQAEGRVVLLIDEVDKADIEFPNDLLQELDRMEFFVYETGETISARQRPIVIITSNNEKELPDAFLRRCFFHYIRFPEMEVMKQIVEVHHPGIKQALLTTALTRFYEIRDQQGLKKKPSTSEVLDWLKLLLAEDMDPEDLRREGANALPKLHGALLKNEQDVALFERLAFMARGQR, translated from the coding sequence ATGAAATTCAGCGGGACAAGGAACTATGTGGCAACCGAGGATCTGACGGTTGCGGTCAACGCGGCGGTGACGCTGGAGCGTCCGCTTCTGGTCAAGGGCGAGCCGGGCACGGGCAAAACCGAACTGGCCCGTCAGGTGGCCGGTGCGCTGGACCTGCCGATCATCGAATGGCACATCAAATCAACCACAAGGGCACAGCAGGGCCTGTATGAATATGATGCGGTCAGCCGGTTGCGGGACAGCCAGCTGGGCGATGAACGTGTGCATGATGTGGCCAATTACATCAAACGCGGCAAGCTGTGGCAGGCGTTTCAGGCCGAGGGTCGGGTGGTGTTGCTGATTGACGAGGTGGACAAGGCCGATATCGAGTTTCCGAATGATCTTCTACAAGAGCTGGATCGTATGGAATTTTTTGTCTATGAGACCGGAGAGACCATAAGCGCCCGCCAGCGTCCCATCGTCATCATCACCTCAAACAATGAAAAAGAGCTGCCGGATGCGTTTCTGCGCCGCTGTTTCTTCCACTATATCCGTTTCCCCGAGATGGAGGTGATGAAGCAGATTGTCGAGGTGCATCACCCCGGCATCAAGCAGGCGCTGCTGACCACGGCGCTGACCCGGTTCTATGAGATTCGCGATCAGCAGGGGTTGAAGAAAAAGCCCTCGACCTCGGAGGTTCTGGACTGGCTGAAACTGCTTCTGGCCGAGGATATGGACCCGGAGGATTTGCGCCGGGAGGGGGCCAATGCGTTGCCGAAACTGCATGGTGCGCTGCTCAAGAACGAACAGGATGTGGCGCTCTTTGAACGGCTGGCCTTCATGGCGCGCGGCCAGCGCTGA
- a CDS encoding DUF2927 domain-containing protein: MVLTACNPSQFNEMPERRDANSQSHSALPPMAQFSTRAARATTRSNTAIAQDILDLSFMMESGRPITHLSRFEGPITVTVAPGAPASLGPDLDRLLNRLRREARIDITRVAPGGETSASITIETLPRSRMQRVVPKAACFVVPRQSSWDEFRHSRNSQSLDWTTLTTRERVAVFIPSDVAPQEIRDCLHEEIGQAIGPLNDLYRLSDSVFNDDNFNAVLTGFDMLVLRVYNNSDWRSGMTRAQAAATLPGLLSRLNPRGNYPGRGTTDHSPRAWISAIETALGRNTSGPRRIGAARMALSLAQSRGWQDNRLAFSYFALGRLTLVRDPELSLASFLTAGRIYSRIAPGGIQEAHVNMQLAAFALSSGQADQALALTGAAMPAATRAENASLLATLLMIRAEALDLSGRPSEARAVRLDSLRWGRYGFGRTEAVRARMTEVAALSPDA; this comes from the coding sequence ATGGTCCTGACCGCCTGCAACCCATCCCAATTCAACGAGATGCCCGAGCGTCGCGACGCCAACTCGCAATCGCACTCCGCCCTGCCGCCAATGGCACAATTTTCCACCCGCGCCGCACGGGCCACCACCCGGTCGAACACCGCGATTGCGCAGGATATTCTTGATCTGAGCTTCATGATGGAAAGCGGGCGGCCCATCACCCATCTCAGCCGTTTTGAAGGGCCGATCACCGTCACTGTGGCCCCCGGCGCGCCTGCCTCGCTTGGCCCGGATCTGGACCGGCTTTTGAACCGTCTGCGCCGCGAGGCCCGTATTGACATCACCCGCGTGGCGCCCGGCGGGGAGACCTCCGCCTCGATCACCATCGAGACGCTGCCGCGCAGCCGGATGCAGCGCGTGGTGCCAAAGGCCGCGTGTTTTGTTGTGCCGCGCCAATCCAGCTGGGATGAATTCCGCCATTCCCGCAACAGTCAAAGCCTGGACTGGACCACCCTGACCACCCGCGAACGGGTCGCGGTCTTCATTCCGTCCGATGTCGCCCCGCAGGAAATCCGCGATTGCCTGCATGAAGAAATCGGCCAGGCCATAGGCCCGCTGAACGACCTCTACCGCCTGTCTGACAGCGTATTCAATGACGACAATTTCAACGCGGTTCTGACCGGATTCGATATGCTGGTGCTGCGTGTCTATAATAATTCTGACTGGAGATCGGGGATGACACGGGCCCAGGCTGCCGCCACCCTGCCCGGGTTGCTGTCCCGGCTGAACCCCCGCGGCAATTACCCGGGCAGAGGGACCACAGACCACAGCCCCCGGGCCTGGATCAGCGCAATTGAAACCGCCCTGGGGCGCAACACCAGCGGACCAAGGCGCATCGGGGCCGCGCGGATGGCCCTGAGCCTGGCCCAGTCCCGGGGCTGGCAGGACAACCGCCTGGCATTTTCCTATTTCGCGCTTGGCCGTCTGACCCTGGTTCGGGACCCTGAGCTTTCGCTTGCCTCATTCCTGACCGCAGGCCGGATTTACAGCCGGATCGCGCCGGGCGGCATTCAGGAGGCCCATGTCAATATGCAGCTTGCCGCCTTCGCATTGTCATCCGGTCAGGCGGACCAGGCGCTGGCTCTGACGGGTGCCGCCATGCCCGCCGCCACGCGGGCGGAAAATGCCAGCCTTCTGGCCACGCTTCTGATGATCCGCGCCGAAGCGCTGGACCTGTCCGGCCGCCCGTCCGAGGCGCGTGCGGTTCGTCTCGACAGTCTGCGCTGGGGGCGATATGGCTTTGGCCGGACCGAGGCCGTTCGGGCCCGGATGACCGAGGTTGCGGCGCTCAGCCCTGACGCCTGA
- a CDS encoding GNAT family N-acetyltransferase yields the protein MTFDISIRPLGPGDKSVWAPLWRDYLAFYETALPEEQYTLTFDRYTDPARDDMQGWLAWTGTSAVGLVHAIAHSHGWKTEPVTYLQDLFTTQAARGKGVARALIETVYAQADAAGRGAVYWLTQTDNTPARALYDRVATPTNFMKYSRS from the coding sequence GTGACATTCGACATTTCCATCCGCCCGCTTGGCCCCGGGGATAAGTCCGTTTGGGCACCGCTTTGGCGGGATTATCTGGCGTTTTACGAAACCGCGCTGCCGGAAGAACAATATACCCTGACATTTGACCGCTATACCGACCCCGCGCGGGATGACATGCAGGGCTGGCTGGCATGGACCGGCACCAGCGCTGTCGGGCTGGTCCATGCGATTGCCCATTCCCATGGCTGGAAAACCGAACCGGTGACCTATCTGCAGGATCTTTTCACCACGCAGGCCGCCCGTGGCAAAGGCGTGGCCCGCGCCCTGATCGAAACGGTCTATGCACAGGCCGATGCCGCCGGTCGCGGCGCGGTATACTGGCTGACCCAAACCGACAACACCCCGGCCCGCGCCCTTTACGACCGGGTCGCCACCCCAACCAATTTCATGAAGTATTCCCGGAGTTAA
- the dksA gene encoding RNA polymerase-binding protein DksA gives MKVEVFLPEDYRPAEDEPFMNERQVEYFRRKLNTWKEDLLAGSRDTVAGLQDGTRNIPDVADRASEETDRALELRTRDRQRKLIAKIDAALRRIEEGEYGYCEDTGEPISLKRLDARPIATMSLEAQERHERREKVHRDD, from the coding sequence ATGAAAGTCGAAGTCTTTCTGCCTGAAGACTATCGTCCCGCCGAGGACGAACCGTTTATGAACGAGCGCCAGGTGGAGTATTTCCGCCGCAAGCTGAACACCTGGAAAGAAGATCTTCTGGCGGGCAGTCGGGATACGGTCGCGGGTCTGCAGGATGGAACACGGAACATTCCCGATGTGGCGGATCGCGCATCGGAAGAAACCGACAGGGCGCTGGAACTGCGCACACGTGACCGCCAGCGCAAGCTGATCGCCAAGATTGATGCGGCCCTGCGCCGGATCGAAGAGGGCGAATATGGTTATTGCGAAGACACCGGTGAGCCGATTTCTCTGAAACGTCTGGATGCACGGCCGATCGCAACCATGAGCCTGGAAGCCCAGGAACGCCATGAACGGCGCGAAAAGGTCCATCGCGACGATTGA
- a CDS encoding RSP_2647 family RNA methyltransferase, translating into MTPPSALPNIRLKPKSDARRIRHGAPWAWADELVLDRRTRGLRPGSLAILEDADRRPLGLGIATVATKIAFRMLDRDADAVIDAGWFAARIGAALTLRNQCFDTPFYRLIHAEGDALPGLIVDRFGDTLVVQPNAIWLEERLDLLTACLRDLTGCNTIIKNGSGRARAAEGLADEMTVLTGTAPGGPIAVQMNGATYLADVMGGQKTGLFYDQRPNHAFAASLARDGQVLDVFSHAGGFALATLAAGAAGALAVDASAPALDLAEGGAKAMGIGTCLTTRRGDAFAVMEDLAGEGAGFDLVIADPPAFAPSKPALDKGLRAYERVARLAAPLVTPGGVLILCSCSHAADLTRFRAACLRGIGRAGRVPRLIHTGFAGPDHPQHPDLTETGYLKVLAFRLLP; encoded by the coding sequence ATGACGCCCCCTTCCGCCTTGCCCAACATACGTCTGAAACCCAAATCCGATGCCCGGCGCATCCGCCATGGCGCCCCCTGGGCCTGGGCCGATGAACTGGTGCTCGACCGGCGCACGCGCGGGCTGCGCCCCGGGTCTCTGGCAATTCTGGAAGATGCGGACAGGCGGCCCCTGGGCCTTGGCATAGCCACGGTTGCGACGAAAATCGCCTTTCGCATGCTGGACCGGGATGCGGATGCGGTGATTGACGCGGGCTGGTTCGCCGCCCGGATCGGTGCGGCCCTGACCCTGCGCAATCAGTGTTTCGACACCCCTTTCTACCGCCTGATCCATGCCGAAGGCGATGCGCTGCCGGGGCTGATCGTCGACCGGTTCGGTGACACGCTGGTGGTGCAGCCCAATGCGATCTGGCTGGAGGAACGGCTGGACCTGTTGACCGCCTGTCTGCGGGATCTGACGGGGTGCAATACGATCATCAAGAATGGCAGCGGCCGGGCGCGCGCGGCTGAGGGGCTGGCCGATGAGATGACGGTTCTGACCGGCACAGCGCCGGGTGGCCCGATTGCGGTGCAGATGAACGGGGCGACATATCTGGCCGATGTGATGGGCGGGCAGAAAACCGGGCTGTTCTATGATCAGCGCCCCAACCACGCCTTTGCCGCCTCTTTGGCGCGGGACGGTCAGGTGCTGGATGTGTTTTCCCATGCCGGCGGTTTTGCCTTGGCAACCCTGGCCGCTGGCGCGGCGGGTGCGCTGGCGGTCGATGCCTCGGCCCCGGCGCTGGACCTGGCAGAGGGCGGGGCAAAGGCGATGGGGATCGGCACGTGCCTGACCACGCGCCGGGGTGATGCTTTTGCGGTGATGGAGGACCTGGCGGGTGAAGGGGCGGGTTTTGATCTGGTGATCGCCGACCCGCCGGCCTTTGCACCCTCGAAACCGGCGCTGGACAAAGGCCTGCGGGCCTATGAACGGGTGGCGCGGCTGGCGGCACCGCTGGTGACCCCGGGCGGTGTCCTGATCCTCTGCTCCTGTTCCCATGCCGCCGATCTGACCAGGTTCCGCGCCGCCTGCCTGCGCGGCATCGGTCGGGCGGGCCGGGTGCCGCGTCTGATCCATACGGGGTTTGCCGGGCCTGACCATCCGCAGCATCCTGACCTGACCGAAACCGGCTATCTGAAAGTTTTGGCCTTCCGGCTGCTGCCATGA
- a CDS encoding RSP_2648 family PIN domain-containing protein, producing the protein MKACLDACVLYPTVLREILIGVARAGLITPLWSARILEEWARAAARRNPGDEVIARGEIAALRAAWPGAETAANPALEAQLWLPDTGDLHVLATAISGGAEAIITLNLKDFPARELNAHNLRAEHPDAVLRRLWAAHPDPVAQVVHKVHHRAETLSGGPLDLRRLMKRARLPRLGKALAD; encoded by the coding sequence ATGAAGGCCTGCCTCGATGCCTGCGTGCTTTACCCCACGGTGCTGCGCGAGATTCTCATCGGCGTGGCCCGCGCGGGGCTGATCACGCCGCTTTGGTCGGCGCGGATACTGGAGGAATGGGCCCGGGCCGCCGCGCGGCGCAACCCGGGCGATGAGGTGATCGCGCGTGGTGAGATCGCGGCGTTGCGCGCGGCCTGGCCCGGGGCGGAAACCGCGGCCAACCCGGCGCTTGAAGCGCAGTTATGGCTGCCGGATACAGGCGATCTGCATGTGCTGGCCACGGCGATTTCAGGCGGGGCAGAGGCCATCATCACCCTCAATCTGAAAGATTTCCCGGCGCGGGAATTGAACGCTCACAACCTGCGCGCGGAACATCCCGACGCGGTGCTGCGCAGGCTTTGGGCCGCTCATCCCGACCCGGTGGCACAGGTGGTGCATAAGGTCCATCACCGGGCCGAAACCCTGTCTGGCGGGCCCCTTGACCTGCGCAGGCTGATGAAACGGGCCCGGCTGCCCCGTTTGGGCAAGGCCCTGGCCGACTAG
- a CDS encoding FAD-dependent oxidoreductase gives MLIGREITVLGGGIAGLAAATALAQRGAQVRVLEQSPQIAELGAGLQISPNGATVLHALGLGAGLSEAASLAQAVSLRDFRRGAEVFRLPLTRPDRPYHFIHRADLIGMLHQGALSAGVTIKLDHAVEKVTEGAGAMTLHFADGGAETTPCLIAADGLHSPTRAALNPRSQPFFTGQVAWRCILPLTGATPPPAEAQVFMGPGRHLVRYPLRKGTVLNVVAVEERDAWATEGWHHRDDPTYLRRAFRDFAPEIRQMLDRATEVYLWGLFRHPLARHWHSDHAALIGDAAHPTLPFLAQGANMALEDAWVLADSLAQEADLPTGFARYEARRRRRCARIVDAASKNAENYHLRPGPYRFAAHTALRMASRFAPHLASNRFEWLYGHDVTRP, from the coding sequence ATGCTGATCGGACGCGAGATTACGGTTCTGGGGGGCGGGATTGCCGGGCTTGCGGCAGCCACGGCCCTGGCGCAGCGCGGTGCGCAGGTGCGTGTGCTGGAACAAAGCCCGCAGATTGCCGAACTGGGCGCCGGGCTCCAGATCAGCCCGAATGGCGCCACCGTGCTGCATGCGCTTGGTCTGGGCGCGGGTCTGTCAGAGGCCGCGTCTCTGGCACAGGCGGTTTCTCTCAGGGATTTCCGCCGCGGGGCCGAGGTGTTCCGCCTGCCGCTCACCCGCCCCGACCGGCCTTATCATTTCATCCACCGCGCCGATCTGATCGGGATGCTGCACCAGGGCGCCCTAAGCGCCGGTGTCACCATAAAGCTTGATCATGCGGTGGAGAAAGTCACCGAAGGGGCAGGGGCGATGACCCTGCATTTCGCGGATGGAGGGGCAGAGACCACCCCCTGCCTCATCGCAGCCGACGGCCTGCATTCCCCCACCCGCGCCGCGCTCAACCCCCGGAGCCAGCCGTTTTTCACGGGTCAGGTCGCCTGGCGCTGCATCCTCCCGCTGACGGGCGCCACCCCGCCGCCCGCCGAGGCACAGGTCTTCATGGGCCCCGGGCGTCATCTGGTGCGCTATCCCCTGCGCAAGGGCACTGTCCTGAATGTGGTCGCGGTCGAGGAACGCGATGCCTGGGCCACTGAGGGCTGGCATCACCGGGATGACCCGACATATCTGCGCCGTGCCTTCCGCGATTTCGCGCCTGAAATCCGGCAGATGCTGGACCGGGCGACAGAGGTCTATCTCTGGGGCCTGTTCCGCCACCCGCTGGCGCGCCACTGGCATAGTGACCACGCCGCGCTGATCGGCGATGCCGCCCATCCCACATTGCCCTTCCTCGCCCAGGGGGCGAATATGGCGCTTGAAGATGCCTGGGTGCTGGCCGACAGTCTGGCGCAGGAGGCCGACCTGCCCACGGGCTTTGCCCGCTATGAGGCCCGCCGCCGCCGCCGCTGCGCCAGAATCGTCGATGCGGCCTCAAAAAATGCCGAAAACTACCATCTGCGCCCCGGCCCCTACCGGTTTGCCGCCCATACCGCCCTGCGCATGGCCAGCCGTTTTGCCCCGCATCTCGCCTCAAACCGGTTTGAATGGCTCTACGGGCATGACGTCACCAGACCCTGA
- a CDS encoding M48 family metallopeptidase yields the protein MLAATPILLAILYALVMYQFSAWRTRRELDRKSAELADPDLRALTDRMAGALGVDHIRVHLYEIAPVNGLAAPDGRIFITRGFFDKYRLGEVTVEELSSVIAHELGHVALGHTRRRMIDFSGQNAVRVALATVLGRIIPGVGVWIANGLASLLMARLSRQDEYEADAYASALLIKSGIGTGPQKSLFSKLERLTGMGGRGMPAWLMSHPKTSDRIAAIEALENRWRQELPAD from the coding sequence ATGTTGGCAGCGACCCCCATTCTTCTGGCGATCCTTTATGCGCTGGTGATGTATCAGTTTTCGGCCTGGCGGACCCGGCGGGAGCTGGACAGAAAATCGGCGGAGTTGGCCGATCCCGACCTGCGCGCACTGACCGACCGCATGGCCGGGGCTTTGGGCGTGGATCACATCAGGGTCCATCTTTATGAGATCGCGCCGGTGAACGGGTTGGCCGCGCCCGACGGGCGTATTTTCATCACCCGGGGATTCTTTGACAAATACCGTCTGGGCGAGGTGACGGTTGAGGAATTATCCAGCGTCATTGCCCATGAACTGGGCCATGTGGCGCTTGGCCATACCCGCCGCCGGATGATTGATTTTTCCGGCCAGAACGCGGTGCGCGTGGCGCTGGCCACGGTTCTGGGCCGGATCATCCCCGGTGTCGGCGTCTGGATCGCCAATGGGCTTGCCTCGCTTCTGATGGCCCGGCTGAGCCGGCAGGATGAATATGAGGCGGATGCCTATGCCTCGGCCCTGCTGATCAAATCGGGGATCGGAACCGGGCCGCAGAAATCCCTGTTTTCCAAGCTGGAACGCCTGACCGGAATGGGTGGGCGCGGCATGCCCGCCTGGCTGATGAGCCATCCGAAGACCAGTGACCGGATCGCGGCGATCGAGGCGCTGGAAAATCGGTGGCGGCAGGAATTGCCAGCGGACTGA